Below is a window of Nocardioides sp. S-1144 DNA.
CCTGATGCTCATCGACCACGCCACGCTGGACCGGCAGCTGACCGAGCGCCGCTACCTCGCGGACGAGGGTCTGCTGACGGCGGTCCGCCTGGCCGTCGCGCTGGGGCGACCGCTGCTGCTGGAGGGTGAGCCCGGGGTAGGCAAGACCCAGGTCTCGCACGTGCTCGCCGACGTGCTCGGGCGCGAGCTCGTCCGCCTGCAGTGCTACGAGGGGATCGACGTGTCCCAGGCGCTCTACGAGTGGGACTACCCCAAGCAGCTGCTGAGCCTGCGCGCCGCCGAGGTCACCGGCGCCGTCGTCGCCGACCTGTACGACGACGCGTTCCTCCTGGAGCGGCCGCTGCTCAAGACCCTGCGGAGCCCCACCGGGGCGGTCCTGCTGATCGACGAGATCGACCGCGCCGACAGCGAGTTCGAGGCCTTCCTCCTGGAGTTCCTCGACGGGTTCCAGATCACCATCCCCGAGATGGGCACGGTGACCGCGACCGTGCCCCCCGTGGTGGTCCTGACCTCCAACCGGACCCGCGAGCTGCACGACGCGCTGAAGCGCCGCTGCCTCTACCACTGGATCCCGTTCCCCGAGCCGGAGCGGGAGCGGGCCATCGTCGAGGCGCAGGCGCCGGGGCTGAGCGCGCGCAGCGCCGAGCAGCTGGTGCGCTCGGTCAACGTCATCCGCGCCCTGGGCCCGGCCAAGCGGCCCGGCATCGCGGAGTCCATCGCGTGGGCCCAGGGCTCCGTGGCGCTGGCCGAGGACGGCACCGCGTGGGGCGAGGCGCTGCGGGCCTCCCTCGGGCTCCTGGTCAAGAACGAGGAGGACGTCGAGCTGGTCGGGGCCCACGACCACGAGGTGTTCACCGATGCCGACGGCTGACCCCGGGGTGCGTGTGTCGGTCGACCCGCGCCTGGTCGCCCGGACCCGGGACCACCTGGCCGCGTTCCTGCGCGCCCTGCACGACGCGGGCCTCAGCGTGCCGGCCACCAAGCAGCGGGACTTCCACGCCGGGATCGAGGCCGTGGCGCCGTCCACCACCGGACAGCTCTACTGGGTCGGCGTCGCGACGATCGTCACCTCCGAGTCCGGGCACCCGGTCTTCGACGAGGTCTTCCGCCGCTTCTTCGGCTCTCCGGAGGACGCCGTCCTCGTCGTCGACGAGCCCGCCGAGGCTCCCGAGGAGCAGGACGGGGACGACGACGAGGAGGAGCAGGGCTCGGCTCCAGCAGGGGACGAGGTCGAGGACCTCCTCGTCACGGAGACGAGCGGGTCGGGACTCCGAGCCGGACTGGGCAGCCCCGAGCTGCCGAAGCGCTTCGGGCGCACCTCGGCGTCGGCGCACGCGGTGATGCGCGAGATCGCCGCGGAGCTGCCCCGCGCGGTTCCCCGGGCGCGCTCGCGCCGCCACCGACCCGGACGCCGCCGCCACCGGGTGGACCTGCGTGCGGTCTACCTGGAGTCCCGGCGCACGCAGGGCGAGATCGTCCGGTTGCGGTGGCGGCACCGGCCGACGCAGCCGCGTCGTGTCCTGGTGCTCATCGACGTCTCCGGCTCCATGAAGCAGCACAGCCCCGACCACCTGAGGTTCGCCCACACCGTGCTCGCGACCTGCTCGGGCGCGGAGGTCTTCACCTTCGGCACCCGGCTGACCCGGGTGACCGCGGCCCTGCGGCACCGCGACGTCGACGAGGCGCTCGACTCGCTGGCTCCGCTGGTCCTGGACGCGGACGGCGGGACGCTGATCGGCGAGAGCCTGACGGAGCTCCTGGCCGACCCCCACGTCGTGACCATGGCCCGGGGCGCGCTCGTGCTGGTCCTCTCCGACGGCCTCGAGCGGGGGGACTGCACGGCCATGGTCGGGGCGGTCGGACGGCTCTCCCGCCTTGCCCACCAGCTCACCTGGTGGTCACCCCTGGCCTGCGATCCCGCCTACCGGCCGCTGACCCGCGGCATGGCCGCGGTGGTCGGCGACCTCGACGCACTGGCGGGGGTCCGCGACCTGGAGACGGCGCTGGCCCAGGTGCGCAGCTCGTTCTCCCACGCCCCCGCGCACCACCCCAGGAGGAGGAACCATGACTGACGAGCTCTACGACGGCGACATCGTCGACGCGCACCACCACGTGTGGCGCCAGGCGGACATGCCGTGGCTCTCCGGCCCCATGGTGCCCCGCATCTTCGGACCCTACGAGCCGATCCGCCGGGACTACCTCGTCGAGGAGTACGTCGAGGACGCCCGCTCGGCCGGCATCGGGACCTCGGTCTACGTGCAACCCAACTGGCCGCTGGACCGGGTCGTCGACGAGGTGCGCTGGGTCGCCGAGCTGCACGGGAGGACCGGCTGGCCGATGGCCGTGGTGGGCTGCGCCGACCTGTTCTCCGAGGACGCCGTCGAGGTGATGCGGACCCAGCAGGCGCTGAGCCCGCTCGTCGTGGGGACGCGACTCCAGCTGCACTGGCACGAGCGCCCGGAGTTCCGGTTCGCCGACGGCCCCGAGCAGATGAAGGACCCGGTCCTCGACCGCAACCTCGCGAGCCTGCCCGACCTCGGCTGGCTCTTCGAGCTCCAGGTCTTCGCCGGCCAGATGTCCGACGCCGCTGCGCTGGTCCGGGCGCACCCCCAGGTCACCTTCGTCCTGGTCCACGCCGGCATGCTCGTCGACCGGGACGACGCCGACGAGCTCGGCCGGTGGCGTCGGGGCATGGACGGCCTCGCCGCCCTCCCGAACGTGGTGGTCAAGCTGACCGGGCAGGGCACGTTCGTGCACCGTCTCGACGAGGACCTCCTGCGCCTCGTCGCCGACGAGGTGCTCGACCGCTTCGGGTCGGACCGCGCGATGTTCGGCACCAACTTCCCGGTCGAGAAGCTGTGGACCTCGATGCCCGAGCTGACCCGCGCGTGGAAGCGCGCGGTGAGCCACCGCACGCCGCAGGAGCAGGCCGACGTCTTCTCGCGCACCGCCCGGCGCACCTACGGGCTGGGGCCGGCTGGTGCGTGACATCCTGCCCTCCCTGGAGAGGTGGACGAGCGCCGCGGTGCCCTACGCCACGGGCACCGTCGTCGGGACCTGGAGCTCCGCGCCCCGCCAGCCCGGTGCCTCGATGGCGGTGGCCGCCGACGGCGAGGTCGTCGGCAGCGTCTCCGGCGGCTGCGTCGAGGGCGCGGTCTACGAGGAGTGCCGCGACGCGCTCGAGACCGGGGTGCCCCGGCTGCTGCGCTACGGGGTGTCCGACGACGACGCCCTCGCCGTCGGGCTGACCTGCGGCGGGATCCTCGACGTCTTCGTCCAACCGGTGACCGCCCAGCAGTCGGCCCTGCTCGACCAGGTCGCGGCCCTGGTGCGGGACCGGCGGCCGGTGGCGCTGGCGACGGTGGTCGCGGGGGAGTCGATCGGCCGTCAGGTCCTCCTCACCCCGGACGGGTCCGTCGGTGACCTGGGCCCGGCCCGCCTGACCGAGGCCGTGGTCGACGACGCCCGCGGCCTGCTCACCCGGGGTTCGAGCGCCACCCTGACCCTCGGCGCCGACGGGCAGCGCCGCATGGAGGAGCTCTCGGTCTTCGTCGAGTCGTTCGCCCCGCCGCCGCGACTCATCGTCTTCGGAGCCATCGACTTCGCGGCCGCGGTCGCCCGGATCGGGAAGTTCCTCGGCTACCACGTCGTCGTGTGCGACGCCCGTCCGGTGTTCGCGACGGCCACCCGGTTCCCGGACGCCGACGAGGTGGTCGTCGAGTGGCCCCACCGCTACCTGGAGCGGGCCGACGTCGACGCGTCGACGTCGCTCTGCGTGCTGACCCACGACCCCAAGTTCGACGTGCCGCTGCTCGTGGCGGCGCTCCGGACGCCGGCGGCCTACATCGGCGCGATGGGCAGCCGGCGCACCCACGACGACCGGGTCCGCCGGCTCCGGGAGGAGGGCGTCCCACCGGAGGCACTGGCGCGGCTCCGCTCGCCCATCGGCCTCGACCTCGGCGCCCGCACCCCCGAGGAGACGGCCGTCTCGATCGCGGCCGAGATGGTCGCCTCGACGTGGGGTGGCAGCGGACGTGCCCTGACCGGGACCCGACAGCCCATCCACGCCCCCAGCGGGCCCTGAGCACCACGAACCCAGGAGACGACATGGAACTGCTGCGACTCGGCCCTCCCGGCGCCGAGGTCCCCGCCCTGCGGGTGGCCGACACGATCCTCGACCTGAGGAGCGTCACCGACGACATCGACCCGGACTTCTTCGCCACGGGCGGTGTCGACCGGGTGCGCGAGGCCCACGACGCTGGTCGGCTCGACGTGCTCGACGGGGCCGACGGCCTGCGCGTCGGCGTCCCGGTCGCCCGGCCGGGCGCGGTGCTGTGCATCGGGCAGAACTACGCCGCGCACGCGGCGGAGTCCGGGAGCGAGCCCCCGCGCGAGCCGATCCTCTTCCTCAAGGCCCGCAGCTGCCTGGTCGGCGCGAACGACGACGTCGTCCTGCCGCCGGGGAGCGCCCAGAGCGACTGGGAGGCCGAGCTGGTCGTCGTGATCGGCGCCCGGGCCAGCCGGCTCGACTCCCCGGCGGAGGCCGCCGGGGTGATCGCCGGCCTCACCGTGGGCAACGACGTCTCCGAGCGGTCCTGGCAGCTCGGCAAGGACGGCGGCCAGTGGTCCCAGGGCAAGAGCTTCGCGACCTTCGGTCCGCTCGGGCCCTCGATCGTGCTCGACCCGGTCGACCACGGCAGCCTCGCCATCAGGTCCTGGGTCAACGGCGAGCCGCGCCAGGACTCCAGCACCCAGGACATGATCTTCGGCGTCGACCACCTGGTCTGGTGGCTCTCGCAGGTGCTGGTCCTCGAGCCGGGCGACGTCGTGTTCACCGGGACCCCGGAGGGGGTCGCCCTCTCCGGGCGCTACCCCTACCTCCGCGACGGCGACGTCGTCGAGATCTCGATCGACGGCCTCGGCCGTCAGCGTCAGTCGGTCGTCGCCGGCTGACCCCCCTGTTTCCCCTGTGATCCACCTACGAAAGGAACGACCATGGCCTACTTCGTCCTCACCTACGGCTACCACGACACCCCCCTCCGGGCCGAGCGGCGCCCCGACCACATGAGCCACCTCGCCCGGCTCGAGGAGGCCGGGTCCGTCGTCCTGGCCGGTCCGCTGGCCGACCTCACGGGCGGCATCATCGTCTTCTCCGCCGAGGACCTGGACGCCGCGCAGGCGCTCGTGGACCAGGATCCCTACACCCAGCTCGACGTGACCAAGGACCGCACCCTGCAGGAGTGGAAGATCACCGTCGGTCCGTTCGCCGCCTGATGGGAGCGGCCGCCGGGGCCGAGCGCGGTGTCCGTGTGCTGGTGGCCCCTGACTCGTTCAAGGGCACCCACGCCGCGGACGTCGTGGCCGCCTCGGTGGCCGCCGGGCTGCGGGCCGCCGGCGTCGAGCCGGTGAGCATGCCGCTGGCCGACGGCGGCGAGGGCACGCTCGACGTGCTCCGTGGTGCCCACGGCGGGACGGTGCACGACGTGCCGGTGACCGGCCCCCTCGGGGCACCGGTCACCGGTCGCCTCCTGGTGTCCGCCGACCGGCGCACGGCGGTGGTCGAGACGGCGTCGGCCAGCGGCCTCACCCTCGTGGTGCCGCATCCCCTGGGGGCCTGGAACGCCAGCACCCGCGGCACCGGCGAGCTCGTCGCGGCGGCCGTGGCCAGCGGTGTCGGACGCATTCTGCTCGGCGTCGGCGGGAGCGCCACCACGGACGGCGGGGCCGGGGCGATCGGGTCGATCCTCGAGCACGGGGGGTTGCGGGGGACTCACCTCGAGGTTCTCTGCGACGTGACCACGCCGTTCGAGCGGGCCGCCGCCGTCTACGCGCCCCAGAAGGGCGCCGACGCGGCGACCGTCGCCCGGCTGGAGGAACGTCTCGAGGCCCTGGCACGACGCCTGCCGCGCGACCCGCGAGGCGTGCCGCGCACCGGGTGTGCCGGCGGGCTGTCGGGCGGGCTGTGGGCCGCGCTCGGCGCGGAGCTCAGGCCCGGCATCGAGGTGGTCCTCGACGCGCTCGGGTTCGACGAGGCCGCCGGTGGCTGTGTCGCGGTCGTCACCGGGGAGGGACGTCTGGACGGCCAGACCCGGGAGGGCAAGGTGGTGGCCGGCGTGGTCGAGGCGTCCGGCCGGTCCGGCGCAGGCCTGCCGATCCACGCCGTGGTCGGTCAGAGCCTGCTGGGCGACGCCGAGTCACGAGCCCTCGGTCTGTCGTCGGTCACGGTGGCCTCGACCACCGCTGAGCTCGTGGAGGCCGGTCGGCGACTGGGCCGGCGGATCCTCGACGAGCACCGCGCAGCCTCGCCGGGCGCCGGCGGCCGCTGAGCGTCGTCAGCGCGAGGCCGGCGGCGCGGCGCCGACCCGCACCACGAGCAGGAACACACCACCGGCCAGGAGGGCCCAGAACGCCGCTCCCACGCCCGCGACCGTCAACCCGGACGCCGCGACGACGAACGTGACGGCGGCCGCCTCGCGGAAGTCCTCGTCGCCCAGGGCGGAGGCGGCCGCCGAGCCGAAGGTGCCGATCAGGGCCAGTCCGGCGACCGTGGCGATGACCCCGGCCGGGGCCACGGCCGACACCGTGGTCACCAGGGCGGTCAGGGGACCCAGCAGCATGTAGGTGATCCCCGTGGAGACGCCGGCCACCCAGCGCCGGGTCGGGTCCTCCCCGGCCGTCGGGCCGGCCGAGATGGCCGCGGTGATCGCCCCGAGGTTGATCGAGAAGCCGCCGAGCGGCGCGGTGGCGACCGTCGCGACACCGGTGTACCTCAGGGCCGGGGCCAGCGGGGCGCGGTAGCCGAACGAGCCGAGCACCGCGACCCCGGGGATGTTCTGGCTCGTCATCGTCACCAGGTAGAGGGGGACGCCGATCGCCACCATGGTGGCGAGGTCGAAGGCCGGCGTCGTCCAGGTGAGGGTCGGGGCGAGGTCGCCGGCGGCGACCTCTGCGAGCGACCCGGAGGCCACGATCACGACGATCGCGGTGGCGAACGCACCGGGCACGGCCCAGCGGCGGGCCACGCGCAGGAGCACGAGCCAGACCACGAGCACGGGGGCCACGGCGCCCGGCTCGTCCACGACGGCCAGGAACGGCTGGACGCACAGCGTCAGCAGGACGCCGGCGAGCATCGCGTTGGCCAGCGACGTCGGGATCCGGCGCACCAGGTCGCCCAGCGGCCGGACCAGGCCGGTCGCCACGTAGAGGAGCCCGGCCAGGGCGAAGGCGCCGACGGCGTCGGCGTACCCGCCGTCCGGCACGGTCGCCCCCGCGAGCAGGGCCGCGCCCGGGGTGGACCAGGCGATGGTCACCGGGATCCTCGTGCGCCAGGAGAACAGCAGGCACCCCAGACCCATGGTCGTCGTGACGACCAGCAGCCCGGAGGCCGCGTCACCGGGGGAGGCGCCGACCCGGTCCAGCCCGGCGAGGACGACCGCGAAGGAGGAGGTGAACCCGACGACGGCGGTGATGACGCCGGCGACGACGGACTGGCCCAGCTGCGGGTCGCGGGAGGAGTGGTGCTTGATGCGTCAGTCCTTGAGCTCGCAGAGGGTCTGGCCGCTGGTGACGGTCGCCCCGACCTCGGCCACGAGCCCGGTGACGGTGCCGGCCCGGTGCGCCTTGAGCGGCTGCTCCATCTTCATCGCCTCGATGACCACGATGGTGTCGCCCTCGGCGACCTCCTGGCCGTCGGTGACGACGACCTTGACGATGGTGCCCTGCATCGGGCTGGTGACGGCGTCGCCGGACGCCGCGGCGCCGGCCTTCCTGCCGGCCGCGCGCCGGGGCTTCCTCGCGCCGGCGCTGCCGCCGCCGGCCGACAGGCCGCCGAGGCCGCCGGGGATGACGACCTCGAGGCGCCTGCCGCCGACCTCGACGACGACGCTCTGGCGCTCCTCGGGCTCGCCGGCCTCGGCGGGGGCGCCGGCGTACGGGGTGATCTGGTTGTCGAAGTCGGTCTCGATCCACTGCGTGTAGATGCTGAAGCCCGCACCGTCGCCGACGAAGGCGGGGTCGCGGGTGACCGCGCGGTGGAACGGGATCACCGTCGGCATGCCGTCGACGACGAACTCGTCGAGGGCGCGGCGCGAGCGCTCCAGCGCCTGGGTCCGGTCGCGGCCGGTGACGACGAGCTTGGCGATCAGGGAGTCGAACGAGCCGGGGACGGTCTCGCCGTTCTCGTAGCCGCCGTCGAGCCGGACGCCGGGGCCCTGCGGCGGGCTCCAGGCCGACAGCGTGCCGGGGGCGGGCATGAAGTTGGCGCCGCCGTCCTCGGCGTTGATGCGGTACTCGATGGAGTGGCCGGTGACCGTGGGGTCGTCGTAGCCGAGCTCCTCGCCGGCGGCGATGCGGAACATCTCGCGCACCAGGTCGATGCCGGTGACCTCCTCGGAGACGCAGTGCTCCACCTGGAGGCGGGTGTTGACCTCGAGGAAGGAGATCGTGCCGTCGGCGGCGACGAGGAACTCGCAGGTGCCGGCGCCGACGTAGGCCGCCTCGCGCAGGATCGCCTTGGACGAGGCGTAGAGCTCGGCGACCTGCTCGTCGGTGAGGAACGGCGCTGGTGCCTCCTCGACGAGCTTCTGGTTGCGGCGCTGCAGCGAGCAGTCGCGGGTCGAGACGACCACGACGTTGCCGTGCTGGTCGGCCAGGCACTGGGTCTCGACGTGGCGCGGCTTGTCGAGGAACTTCTCGACCAGGCACTCGCCGCGGCCGAACGCGCTGACGGCCTCGCGGACCGCGGACTCGTAGGCGTCCGGGATCTCCTCGAGCGTGCGCGCGACCTTGAGGCCGCGGCCGCCGCCGCCGAAGACGGCCTTGATGGCGACCGGCAGCCCGGCCTCCCTGGCGAACGCGACGACCTCGTCGGCGTCCTTGACGGGGTCCTTGGTGCCGGGGGCCAGGGGGGCGTTGGCCCGCTCGGCGATGTGCTTGGCCTTGGCCTTGTCGCCCAGCGCCTCGATGGCCGCGGGCGGGGGACCGATCCAGACGAGCCCGGCGTCGAGGACGGCCTGGGCGAAGTCGGCGTTCTCGGCGAGGAAGCCGTAGCCGGGGTGCACGGAGTCGGCGCCCGACTTCTCGGCGACCGCGATGATCTTGGCGATGTCGAGGTAGGACTCGGCCGGCGTGGCGCCGCCGAGGGAGTGGGCCTCGTCGGCGAGCCGGACGAACTGGGCGTCGCGGTCGGGGTCGGCGTAGACGGCGACGCTGCCGATCCCGGCGTCCTTGCACGCCCGGACGACCCGGACGGCGATCTCGCCGCGGTTGGCGATCAGGACCTTCTGCAACGGCTTGACGTCGGGCACGCGTGGCTCCTGTGGTGCGAGGGATCGGTCGGCAGCCGCGGTCGTGTCGTGGGCGCCGCCGGGCACGTTACCGCTCCCGGCGCCGTCCGGAGCGGGTGGGCCGAGGGGCAGACCCCGCGGCGCGAGGCCCCCTGTCTATGCTCGGGACGTGTCCGAGTACCAGCAGGAACGCAAGGGGTTCTGGTACGAGGCGAGCGGCGTCGCCACCTCCGAGCCGATCGCCCTCGAGACCTGGGCCCGAGCCGCCCACCCGATCCTGGAGGAGGCCGCCGCGTCCTACCACGCGGTGGTGCGCGAGGCGGTGCTCGCCGAGCGGCTGCAGGTCGACTCCGGCATCCGCACGACCCGCTCCCACGACCGCTGGCTCGGCAAGGTGCTGCTGCCCCTGGTGCACCTGCACGCCCGCGACGGCTACCCGCCGCTGACGGCGCTGGTCGTCGACGCCAACGGACGCGTGGGGGAGCGCTACGACGCCGTCCTCGAGGCCGCGGAGGAGCGTCCGGTCACCGAGGCCCTGGCGCGCGAGCGGCACGCCGCGGAGTCCCGGCTGCTGTGCTACCAGTGGGCCGGGTCCGCGCCCGAGGACGGCGGCGTCCCCGACTCCGTCTACCGCACCTCGACCCGCGCGGCCCGCGCTCCTCGCGCCGCGGCGGCGCCGCGCACGCCGCGCACCCCGGGCGAGCCGCGAGCACCGCGTGAGCCGCGCGAGCCGAAGGTGGTGGCGCCCAAGCGGGTGGCGGTCACCGACCGGCCGGTCAACGTCTGCCCGCGCTGCTTCATGGCGATCCCGGCGACCGGCCTCTGCGACAACTGCGACTGAGCCCTCCTAGAGTCACTGCGTGACTTCCTCCGGCGCGCAGCAGGTCCCCGAACCCGATCCCGGCTCCGGCGACCCGACCGAGTTCTGGTCGTGGTGGGCCGAGGAGGGCGCGGGCGCCTGCGAGGCGGCCATCGAGAGCCGGTCCTTCGAGGCCGTCACCGACGAGATCAACGCGCGCGTCCACGCCGTCGACCCCCGCCTGGTCTGGGAGCTCGGCCCCGGCCGGGAGGCGCGCCACGTGCTGGTCGTGACGTCGGAGGGTGACGCCGGGGCCCGCGCCGTCGCGCGGCGGTGGCTGCGGGCCGCGCCCGCACCCTCGGCCACCTGGGAGTACGCCGACGCGCGGCAGGCCGAGGTCGACGTCGACGCGATGGTGCTCAAGGTCGGCGAGACGGAGGTCGACTTCGCCGCCGTCCGGGTGGTGGCCGAGCGGGTGGGCAACCACGTCGACGTCGTCGTGCACCACCCGGCGATGGCCTCCCTGCCCGAGCAGGCGCGCAACACCGTCGCCTTCCTCGCCCTCGACGCGACCCTGGGGGAGAACGACTGCGAGACGTGGGTCGGCGCGGTCGAGGTCGCCCTGGCGCCACCGGTCGGGGCCACCCTGCTGGCGGCGCTGCGCGAGGTGGTCGCAGAGGTCCGGGACGACTCCGTCGACGAGCACGGGACGCCGGTCTGGGTGCTGCTGCGCGGCGAGGTCGACGGCGCGCCGATCATGGCCGCCGCCCAGGTGCCGCTCGCCGGCAGCTGGGCCCCGCAGCTCGACACCCACGTCGCCGTCGCGGTGCCCTACCGGCGCGCGACCGAGCAGGGGCTGCCCGACCCCGGCACCCTGGAGTCGCTGCGCGCGCTCGAGGACCACCTCGGCGAGCGGCTCGGCGACTCCGCGCGGCTGGTCGCCCACGAGACCTCCTCCGGCACCCGGACCCTGCACTTCTACGCCGACTCGACCACGCCCGCCGCCGCCGTCCTGCAGGCCGCGGTCACCGGCTGGGACCAGGGTCGGGTCACCGTCGCCGCCCAGCCCGACCCGGCCTGGCACGCCGTGCGGCACCTGCGCACCTGAGCCGACCCGTGCCGGTTAACAAGCGCTAACCAATCGGGCTACGATCGCAGGCATGACGTTCGAGCTGACCCGTGAGCACGAAGAGTTCCGACGCAGCGTCCGCGAGTTCGCGGAGGCCGAGATCGCGCCGCACGCGGCGCGGTGGGACCGCGACCACCACTTCCCGGTCGACGTGGTGCAGAAGATGGGCCGGCTCGGGCTCTTCGGCCTGACCGCCCCCGAGGAGTTCGGCGGCGCCGGCGACGACGGCGACTTCACCAGCCTGTGCGTGGCGATCGAGGAGCTCGGCCGGGTCGACCAGTCGATGGGCATCACGCTCCAGGCGGGCGTCGGCCTGGGCATCAACCCGATCCTCACCTACGGCACCGCCGAGCAGAAGGAGCGCTGGCTGCCCGCCCTCGTGGCCGGCGACGCGCTGGCCGGCTTCGGCCTCACCGAGCCCGGTGCCGGCTCCGACGCCGGCGCCACCGCCACCCGGGCCGAGCTGGTCGGCGACGAGTGGGTCGTCAACGGCGCCAAGCAGTTCATCACCAACTCCGGCTCCGACATCACCAGCCTGGTCACCGTCACCGCCCGCACCGGCACCCGCGACGACGGCCGCCCGGAGATCAGCGCCATCACGGTGCCGAGCGGCACGCCCGGCTTCGTCGCCGAGAAGGCCTACGACAAGCTCGGCTGGCACGCCTCGGACACCCACCCGCTCAGCTTCGACGACTGCCACGTCCCGGCCGACGCGCTGCTCGGCGAGCGCGGCCGCGGCTACGCCCAGTTCCTCGCCACCCTCGACGACGGCCGCGTGGCCATCTCCGCGCTCAGCGTCGGCTGCCTCCAGGCCTGCCTCGACATGGTCGTCCAGTACGCCGGCGAGCGGCAGACCTTCGGCGGCCCGATCGGTCGCAAGCAGGGTGTCGCCTTCCAGATCGCCGACCTCGAGGTGATGCTGCAGGCCTCCCGGCTGCTCACCTACAAGGCGGCCGCCCTCAAGGACGCCGGAGCGCCCTACCGGCAGTTCAAGCAGGCCGCCGCGGTCGCCAAGGTCTACTCGACCGAGTCCGCGGTCACCGGCACCCGGATCGCCACCCAGGTCTTCGGCGGCTACGGCTTCATGGAGGAGTACCCCGTCGCCCGCTTCTACCGCGACGCGAAGGTGCTCGAGATCGGTGAGGGCACCTCGGAGGTGCAGCGGATGCTGATCGCGCGCGGACTCGGCCTGCCGGTCGAGTGACGCCTGCGCGGAACCCCGGTTCCCGTCTCCTACCATGGTCGGTGTGACCGACCCCTGGAGACGCCGTCTCGGTGAGGTCGCGCGGTTCTTCGTCGTCGCCCAGGCGGCCACCTGGGTCTCGTTCGTGCTGTTCAACGTGCTGCTGCACGGGATGTTCGTCGGCGACGCGCTGCTGGAGGACCAGGCCATCCCGGCCTACGTGCTGGCCAACTGCGTCGGCATGGTCATCAGCTTCCACGGCTCGCGCGGCTGGGTCTTCCCGCACCGACCCCCGCGCCAGGCCGACGGCGGCCTGACGGCGTACGTGGTCATCAACCTGGCCGCGATGGTGCTGCCGGTCGGCTGCCTCTACCTCAGCCGCGAGGTCCTCGGCCTCGACAGCGCGCTGGCCGACAACCTGTCCGCGAACGGCATCGGGCTGGTGCTGGCCTTCGGGGCCCGGTTCCTGCTGTTCAAGCGGTTCGTCTTCCCGCTCCCGGCCGAGTCGACGCCCGACGCCGTCGCCACCCGCTGACCCCGGCGACCGGCTCGGGGGACCCCGCGGGGTGAGGCACCGCCCGGCAGCGGGTGTGAGCGTGTGTCGCGCCCACCACTAGGAGGACCAGTGCTCCCGTCGTTCCTGGCGCGCGACCGCATCGTCGCCGGCCCCGGCTACAGCCGGTGGCTCATCCCGCCGGCCGCCCTGGCCGTGCACCTGTGCATCGGACAGGTCTACGCCACCAGCGTCTACAAGAACGCGCTGGTGGCCCACTTCGACAGCAGCCTGACCACGATCGGGTTCATCTTCTCCCTCGCCATCGTCATGCTCGGCCTGGCCGCCGGGTTCGGCGGCACGTGGGTCGACCGCAACGGCCCCCGCGCCGCGATGGCGGCCTCGGCGGCGTTCTGGGTCACCGGGTTCCTGGTCGCCGCGCTCGGGATCACGCTCGGGTGGCTGTGGCTGGTCTTCCTCGGCTACGGGGTGATCGGCGGCATCGGCCTCGGCATCGGCTACATCTCGCCGGTCTCGACGCTGATCAAGTGGTTCCCCGACCGGCCGGGCCTGGCCACCGGGATGGCGATCATGGGCTTCGGGGGTGGCGCGCTGATCGCGAGCCCGCTGAGCGGTCGCCTGATGGGCC
It encodes the following:
- a CDS encoding amidohydrolase family protein; its protein translation is MTDELYDGDIVDAHHHVWRQADMPWLSGPMVPRIFGPYEPIRRDYLVEEYVEDARSAGIGTSVYVQPNWPLDRVVDEVRWVAELHGRTGWPMAVVGCADLFSEDAVEVMRTQQALSPLVVGTRLQLHWHERPEFRFADGPEQMKDPVLDRNLASLPDLGWLFELQVFAGQMSDAAALVRAHPQVTFVLVHAGMLVDRDDADELGRWRRGMDGLAALPNVVVKLTGQGTFVHRLDEDLLRLVADEVLDRFGSDRAMFGTNFPVEKLWTSMPELTRAWKRAVSHRTPQEQADVFSRTARRTYGLGPAGA
- a CDS encoding YciI family protein, producing MAYFVLTYGYHDTPLRAERRPDHMSHLARLEEAGSVVLAGPLADLTGGIIVFSAEDLDAAQALVDQDPYTQLDVTKDRTLQEWKITVGPFAA
- a CDS encoding vWA domain-containing protein; the encoded protein is MPTADPGVRVSVDPRLVARTRDHLAAFLRALHDAGLSVPATKQRDFHAGIEAVAPSTTGQLYWVGVATIVTSESGHPVFDEVFRRFFGSPEDAVLVVDEPAEAPEEQDGDDDEEEQGSAPAGDEVEDLLVTETSGSGLRAGLGSPELPKRFGRTSASAHAVMREIAAELPRAVPRARSRRHRPGRRRHRVDLRAVYLESRRTQGEIVRLRWRHRPTQPRRVLVLIDVSGSMKQHSPDHLRFAHTVLATCSGAEVFTFGTRLTRVTAALRHRDVDEALDSLAPLVLDADGGTLIGESLTELLADPHVVTMARGALVLVLSDGLERGDCTAMVGAVGRLSRLAHQLTWWSPLACDPAYRPLTRGMAAVVGDLDALAGVRDLETALAQVRSSFSHAPAHHPRRRNHD
- a CDS encoding AAA family ATPase; this translates as MLIDHATLDRQLTERRYLADEGLLTAVRLAVALGRPLLLEGEPGVGKTQVSHVLADVLGRELVRLQCYEGIDVSQALYEWDYPKQLLSLRAAEVTGAVVADLYDDAFLLERPLLKTLRSPTGAVLLIDEIDRADSEFEAFLLEFLDGFQITIPEMGTVTATVPPVVVLTSNRTRELHDALKRRCLYHWIPFPEPERERAIVEAQAPGLSARSAEQLVRSVNVIRALGPAKRPGIAESIAWAQGSVALAEDGTAWGEALRASLGLLVKNEEDVELVGAHDHEVFTDADG
- a CDS encoding glycerate kinase; translated protein: MAPDSFKGTHAADVVAASVAAGLRAAGVEPVSMPLADGGEGTLDVLRGAHGGTVHDVPVTGPLGAPVTGRLLVSADRRTAVVETASASGLTLVVPHPLGAWNASTRGTGELVAAAVASGVGRILLGVGGSATTDGGAGAIGSILEHGGLRGTHLEVLCDVTTPFERAAAVYAPQKGADAATVARLEERLEALARRLPRDPRGVPRTGCAGGLSGGLWAALGAELRPGIEVVLDALGFDEAAGGCVAVVTGEGRLDGQTREGKVVAGVVEASGRSGAGLPIHAVVGQSLLGDAESRALGLSSVTVASTTAELVEAGRRLGRRILDEHRAASPGAGGR
- a CDS encoding XdhC family protein, giving the protein MRDILPSLERWTSAAVPYATGTVVGTWSSAPRQPGASMAVAADGEVVGSVSGGCVEGAVYEECRDALETGVPRLLRYGVSDDDALAVGLTCGGILDVFVQPVTAQQSALLDQVAALVRDRRPVALATVVAGESIGRQVLLTPDGSVGDLGPARLTEAVVDDARGLLTRGSSATLTLGADGQRRMEELSVFVESFAPPPRLIVFGAIDFAAAVARIGKFLGYHVVVCDARPVFATATRFPDADEVVVEWPHRYLERADVDASTSLCVLTHDPKFDVPLLVAALRTPAAYIGAMGSRRTHDDRVRRLREEGVPPEALARLRSPIGLDLGARTPEETAVSIAAEMVASTWGGSGRALTGTRQPIHAPSGP
- a CDS encoding fumarylacetoacetate hydrolase family protein, which translates into the protein MELLRLGPPGAEVPALRVADTILDLRSVTDDIDPDFFATGGVDRVREAHDAGRLDVLDGADGLRVGVPVARPGAVLCIGQNYAAHAAESGSEPPREPILFLKARSCLVGANDDVVLPPGSAQSDWEAELVVVIGARASRLDSPAEAAGVIAGLTVGNDVSERSWQLGKDGGQWSQGKSFATFGPLGPSIVLDPVDHGSLAIRSWVNGEPRQDSSTQDMIFGVDHLVWWLSQVLVLEPGDVVFTGTPEGVALSGRYPYLRDGDVVEISIDGLGRQRQSVVAG